A region of the Chitinispirillum alkaliphilum genome:
ACTTTTACTCCCAGGGAATTTATGCCAACATTAAATTATTATTTGTATCGTCAGAATCTCATTCCTTATTGCTCCAACCGGGATCCTGTTGAAACTTTGGTTGAAAACATTGAAGAGAGGTATGATGAATCTGTCATAACGGTTATTATTCACCCCTTTGATTATGGCAGTAAATTGAAATCAGAATTGGTCGAAAAACTTAACCTGCTGAATACTAAAAAAATATATGTTTCTGAAACTTTAGATTCACTGGAAGTATACTATGTTAAACCAATATCAATGTAAATATTACCGCAATAATGAAACGACACCATTTGTTCTGAGTGTGATAATTCCATGCTTTAACGAAGAAGCCACTTTGAAGACCTGTGTTAAGAGGTTAATAGAAATCGAATCAGATGATACATTTAAACTGGAAATTGTTATTGTAGACGATGGCTCTTCTGATAAAAGTAGATCTATTATTTCTGAATTGGATAATGATTATCCTCAGGTTACAAGTATTTTCCATGTTAAAAATCAGGGTAAAGGGGCTGCCATATCCAGTGGAATCGGACATGTTACCGGAGATTTTGTATGTATTCAGGATGCTGACCTTGAATATGATCCAAGGGATTTAAAATGTTTACTCGGTCCACTTGTTGAGAACAAAGCTGATGTGGTTTTTGGATCGCGATTTACATCAAATGGTC
Encoded here:
- a CDS encoding Glycosyl transferase, family 2 gives rise to the protein MLNQYQCKYYRNNETTPFVLSVIIPCFNEEATLKTCVKRLIEIESDDTFKLEIVIVDDGSSDKSRSIISELDNDYPQVTSIFHVKNQGKGAAISSGIGHVTGDFVCIQDADLEYDPRDLKCLLGPLVENKADVVFGSRFTSNGPHRVLYFWHYMGNKFLTFLSNMFTDLNLTDMETCYKVFRRSIIQKITIREKRFGFEPEIVAKIAHQDVRVYEMGISYHGRTYKEGKKIGMKDGFKALYCIFRYNVAYTPFPVRLITAMIILFPLFVFVILNFMK